The genomic window ACGGTGGCGAGCTTCCTGAAGGCACAGGGATACCACACGGCGATCGTTGGCAAATGGCATCTTGATTTCCTGTATACCGACGCGGAAACGGGGGACGAGATCAAACGCGCAAAGAAAAAATCGCTGGCTCCGGTCGGAAGCAAAATTCCGGATGGCCCGGTGAGCCGTGGCTTTGATTTTTACCACGGGTTCCACCATGCGGGCGACATGAAGGGGGTGATCGAAAACGACACCGTGATCGAGCACGACGACGAGATCAACATGCTGCCGCGTTTGGAGCGGGTAGCGGTGGCCTATCTCGATGAACGCGCCAAAACCAAAGACCAACCCTTCTTTCTCTATGTCCCGTTCGGCTCGCCGCACACCCCGATTCTTCCGACTGCGGAATGGCAGGGCAAAAGCGGGATCAATGCCTATGCCGATTTCGTGATGCAGACCGATGCGGCCTTCGGTTCCATTCTGGATGCGCTGGAACGAAACGGCTTGAGCGAAAACACGCTTGTGATTTTCAGCAGCGACAATGGCTGCTCCAAGGCGGCCAACTTCAACGCGCTGGAAAAGGCCGGGCACTATGCCAGTGCGCACCTGCGCGGATCCAAGGCGGATATCTGGGATGGCGGCCACCGCGTTCCGTTCATTGTGCGCTGGCCGGGCAAGGTGGCCCCGGGCTCGACGAGCGACCAGCTGATCTGCCTGACCGATTTTTTTGCGACGCTGGGCGCCCTGACCGAAACCCCGCTGCCCGAAGGTGGTGCGGAGGACAGTGTTAGTTTCCTCCCCGCCTTGTCCGGGAAGCCGGTCGTGTCCTCCCGCGCCGGGGTGATCCACCATTCGATCAGCGGACATTTCGCCTATCGCCAGGGGAAATGGAAACTGTGCCTGGCCAAGGCGTCCGGTGGCTGGACGGCCCCGAACGAAAAAAATGCCCCGGCCGATGCACCAAAGATGCAGCTCTACGATTTGGAAAAGGATCCCGGCGAGACGACGAATCTATACGCAAGCCATCCGGAAGTGGTGGAGCGGTTGCTGAAGCAGTTGGAAGCGGACGTGCAGCAGGGGCGAAGCACGAAGGGCGTTCCCTCGAAGAATGATGTGGAAACGATCAAGCTATGGAAGACGAAATGATTTGGAGGCGGAACGTGACGGCTCATTTGAAGGAAACGGTTTTGGCGGCTGGCCTCTTGGCCCTGGTGGGTTCCGCGTTTGCGGAACGGGCGAAGCCCAACGTGATCTTCATCAAGACCGACGACCAGCGGTTCGATTCGCTGGGCATGACAGGCCATCCCGTCACGAAGACGCCGCATATCGACCAGCTCGCGAAGGAGGGGGTCTTTTTCGAAAATGCCTTCATCACCAGCCCGATCTGCGGGCCGAGCCGGGCGAATTTCATGACGGGGCAGTGGGAGCGCAAGAACCGGCTGGGATTTTATTATACATCCAAAAATGCCATGGCGTATGAGGTGTTTGATAACAGCTGGCTCATGCGCCTGAAAGCCGCCGGCTACTTCACCGGCTACATCGGCAAGAACCATGTGACGGTGGGCGAGAATAAAGAAAAAAACCGCTACATGATGGAGAACATCGATTTCTGCTACATGCGCTCCGGCCATCTGGGCTTCGACCTGCATAGCAAGAAGGAGTTCCAGAACCTCAAGAACTCCAGCCAGGTGGAAGGCCTCTATGAGGCCACCGAGGTTTTCATGCGTTCCGGCAAGGGGAAGGACTATTTTTTCGAGAATGCGGATGCTTCGATGAAGGACTTTCTCCACCTGCGCGACCCCGCCCGCCCGTTCTGCCTTTCGATCAACTTCAACCTGCCGCACGAAGCCAGCATCGGGGGGATGGGGAAGAAGGAGACGGATCCCGACATGTATCGGGAGCTCTACAACGAGGTGCGGGATCAACAGCCGCTGCCGATCAACTATCCCAATCCCGTCTCGCTTCCGAAGGAGGTCTTCAGGCAGGACGAGTTGATGGGCTACTACCAGAACCTGAATGAGAAGAACCTCGTCGAGAAGAAAACCCGCATGTCGCGCGCGGTGACGGCCATCGACAGCTTCGTCGGGAAACTCCGCGCCGACCTGGAGGCCTTGGGCGTGGCCGATAACACGATCCTGGTTTTGGCCTCGGACCACGGGTTGCTGCTGGGCGAACACGGGCTCGGCGGCAAAACCTTCCTATATGAGGAGTCGATCCGTATCCCGCTGGTTTTTTATTCCCCGCATTTTCCCGGAACCCTTCGCGGGAAAACCGTCAGCGAGCTGGTGGTGGGGCAGGATGTTCCGGCCACCATCCTGGAGCTGTGCCGTCTGCCGGTGCCCGACACCTACCAGGGGCGGAGCATGGTGCCGCTGATGGCCGGCCAGAAAACCGAGTGGCGCAAGGAGGTATTCTGCGAAAACCTCTTCACCGACCAGGGCTATCCGCGCATGGAAGCCGTGCGCGGAACCGAATGGAAATATATCCGTTATTTCTCGAAGGAGAACGACCGGAAACAATATTTGCCCGATGCGTCGATCAACGGCGAAGAGCCGATCCATGAGGAGCTCTTCAATCTGAAGGACGATCCGCACGAGCTGCGGAACCTCGCGGCGAATCCCGAATATGCCAACGTGCTCAACGCCCATCGCAAGCGCTGCCAGGAGTTGGTCGTGGAGCTGGCCCAATAGGCGCGCCGGTGCCGTATACCGCATTAAACTGATTCGTTTTATTTCACAGAACCATTGATGTCAGGACGATTTGGCAGTTGAAGGTCATGGTTTAAACGATAGTCCAGTTATCAATCGTCCTGTAAATCCCCTTGGTTGTGAGTAGACCGCACCGGACTCTCTGAAGTGAGAGTCTCTTCTGGTTAGTTGCTTGTCAGTCGTCTTTCGGGAAGAGGCCGAGGCGGTGGGCGCGGTTGACGGCGGCGGGGGCGTTGGGGACTTCGAGCTTTTCATAGATGTGCCGGATGTGGGTGGCCACGGTGAACGTGCTGATGCCGAGCTGGTCGGCGATCTCCTTTTTCTGAAGCCCGTCGCCGAGCAGCTTGAGTGTTTCGAGTTCACGCTCAGAGAGCAGATCGCCCTTTTGGTTCTGCGAAAGTTTGGTCTTCAGCTTGTTTAGGATGAAACACGCCACGGCCGGGGAGAGCGAAGAGCCTCCTTCCACCACGGTTTTGATGCCGTCCTTGATCTGTTGCACGGTGGCCGATTTGAGCAGGTAGCCCTTGGCGCCGAGCGATATGGCTTTCAGGACGTCGGCTTCGTTGTCCGACTGGGTCAGCACGATGATGCTGGAGTCGGGAACGGCCTTCGCAAAGTGGGGCAGCGCTTCGAGGCCAGACATGCCCGGAAGGTTAAGATCGAGCAAGATCAGGTCGGGCACGTTGCGGGTCGACATGTCCTGGAGGCTGCGCAACGCGCGTTCGGCGGTGCCGGATTGGTTAACCAGTTCCAGCCCATCGTCCCGTTTGAGTGCGATTTCGATCACGCGGCGGTATTCGGGATTATCCTCGACCAGCATGATTTTTATTTTGCGGTTCATAATCCTTCTTCCTTCAGGAGTGGTGATTTTTTAACACGAAGACTCGAAGGACACGAAGGCTCTCAAAGCTCTTCTTGGAGGTTCTTCGTGTACTTGGTGCCTTTGTGGTTGATTTTCAATTCCTGAACCTGAATTTTATCGGTTTTAGTTTTAGGGCAATGCAGGTGCCGCCCGATTCCGATGTTGATGTGGTTACATGGCCACCCAACAGGCGGGCGCGGCGTTTCAATGACGAGGGGATATCCCCCTCAAGGCCAAGCCCGTTGTCGGTGATGGTTAAATGGATTGCCTCCCGGTTCGCGTTCAGTTCAATGGCAACTTTTGTGGCGCCGGAATGGCGGCTGATGTTGACGAGGCTTTCCTTGTAGAACAGGAAAAGGTCGGCCTTGGTGCGCGGCTTAAGCTTTTCCAGCATCGCTTCGCCTTCGATGGAAATCGTGTATTCAACATCGGCCATGATGCGGCGGGCGGTGCGCCGCATGTCGTCGGGCAGTTTGCCGAAGATGTCGGCCTGCTGCATGTCGGCGCAATGGCGCGCGGCGGCGCCGCTGCGTTCGGTGAGCGCGCGGATTTCATCGACGGTTTCAATGAGCTCGTCGGGCGAATGCACGGCATCCTTGGCCAGGTCGCCGAGGAGGCCGATGGCGTGGAGGTTGGCGCCGAGTTCGTCGTGCAGGTCGGCGGCGAAGCGCTCGCGGATACGGGCGATCTGGTGGAGCCGGAGCATGCGGTCGATGAGGATGGTGAAGGCGACGGCGGCGACGAGCAGGGCGGCCAACCAGCTCATCCGATGCAAGGTGGCTTTTTGCCGCGCATACCGGAGATTCAACTGCTCAACCACGAGCGGGCGCTCGGTTTCAAGGGCATGCCGCCGGGCCAGTTCGTTCAGCCAGTCTCGGACGGGCAGGATGTTGCCATAGAAGTTGCGGCCATCCGTTAGCGCGGAAAGCGCCCGGCCTCTGGGTGGCAGGTCGTTCTTGACGGTTTTGCCCAGCGCCACGTTCCGGCCCTTGGAAAAAAGCTCGATTTCGGCAAAGCCGATGCGGGAGGTGTTGGATGCAGGATCCAGGGTGTTGGGGGTTGCATCGAAAATCCGGATATGGCGGCAGGGGGTTTCGGGGATGCGCCACATCATGATCGGCCCCGTGTCGTTGACGCTTTCCTGCCGGGTTTCGAGCAGAGGGATTGCGTCCGAAAAGTCGGGCTGGTTGGCGCCCTCGATGCGCAGGTTTTTGGGAATGCCCAGGTCGCCGGCAAAGGCCTGGGGAACGGTGTCGCTCTGCTCCAGTGCGTGCAGGTGGATGCGGGAGAGGGGAACGGATTCCCCCAGATCGAGCGCCAGTACCGGCTGTTTGCCGGACGGGCTGGCATAGGCGACGCTTTGGAGGCCTTGGGCGGCATCCATCAGATAGGGCGTATGTCCATCGACAAGATAGCGGACATTCCATGCGCTGTCGGCTCGTTCCGGGTGGTTGGAGGAAACCTTGACCGGTTGGCGCAGTGCCATGTTTTCCCCGCCGCTGAAGAGCAGGACTTCCGAGAGCTGGAACACATGTTTTCCGTCAAAAGCGCGTTGGGAGAGGCGGGTCGCTTCGATCCGGATCCATGATGCCAGGATGCCCTTGGCAGGAATGACCAAGGGAGCCTCGCGAGGCAGGATGCCGTCGGCGGAGCGGTATTCCCCAAGCACGGTTCCGGAGAGATGGTCGGCGGTTCCGGCTAGAATGCGAAATTCATCGGGAAAGCCGTCCGCCTGGAATCCTTCCTGTGTATCGCGCCGTATGGTAGGCACTAGCACGATTTCGTCGAGCGGGGTTTCCTGGTCCAGTTGGATTTCAATCCACTCGGTCTGGTTGGCGGTTTCGTGCGGGATGGAGCGGAAGCCAATGGAGCCGATGCCGCTGCGCAGGCTGTAGTGGGCCAGCTGCCCGAGCTCGGCATCGATCTCCACGAGCCGCTGTTCGAGCTGGCTCAGGGAGCGTGTTGCAAGCGGGGTGGCCCTGCCCGGAAGGATTCCGGCCAGCAGGGCTGCGATGCAAATGGTGAATATTCTGCACATGTTTACATTGTATCACGGTTTAACAGGCCGCCTAAAGGCGGAACTACAAACCTCTTCTTCCAATCTCAGGAAATAATGCAATGCGGGGGCTGCGGTGGGCATCCCGCATACGTGCGATAGACAAATTTGCAAGGGGGGGTATATTGGATAGTGAATCGGGGAAGGCGATGGCCGGCCCCACGGGAGAAATCAACGGAAACGGAGGAATATGATGAAGAGGAACATCACAAAACTATTCGCGGTTTGCATGCTGGCGGCGGTCGGCGCGCAGGGAACGGCCATTAATTGGGTCGGTGGCGGTATCGACACGGAATGGGATAATGTTGATAACTGGGCGACTGACTATGTTCCCGGCAATAATACGAATGGCGTAGCCGATCGAGGCGATTTTTTCTCTAGTGCCGACATCGGGACGGTTAGTTCGGCGGTTACTTCATCCAACAAAGTGGATATCATGATGCGGAATAATGGAAAGCTAACCATTAGCGCCGATATGGACTCCCTCCGCAACATCGATATTGGAATAAACGGTGGAACGTCCGGTTTCGGAACGTTTATTAAGCAGGATGCCGGCACGGTGAGTGCCAGTCAAGTGACACTCGGTACGGTGGCGGCAAATGGCGGGTTGTATGCAATTTCAGGAACCGGAGCGCTGGTGCTGCTTAACGATTTAACGGTCGGACAGTCCGGAAAATTTTCCATTGCCGGCAGCGATGCGTCGGTCACCGTGGGCAATGGCTCGGATGAAGACCTCACGATGTTGACCACGGCCACCCTGGAATTCATCCTGGATACCGACGGGGTCGGAACCATTGATGTTAAAGACGCATTGATCGTCGATCCGAGCAACTCCGTCTTAATCGTCGATGTTTCCGCCTATACGGGCGACGAAACACAGATTGACCTGGTGACGTTCGGCACCAACGATACGCAGTTTGCCACGAGCAACATCACGGTTTCCGGAGAGGGCAGGTTCCAGAGCTGGTCGGTCGGTTACGATGCCGACAGCATGTACATCGACCTCGTTCCATATGGCGCAGGTGAAACCGTGCTGCTCGGCCAGGATGATTTTGACGGAACAACGGCCTATTTGACCAAGGTAAATTCTTCTTCGGAAAACAGTGCCAACCTGGTTTGGAGCTCCGTAAACCGCGATACCGTTGCCGCTGCAGTTGTCATTGACACAAGTGTGGAAGCCGGCGGGGTTATAGCCACGAACGCAATGGATGTGTACGGTTTTCTGGGAACGAATAAAACGGACAAGGTTTTCGCGATGCTTCGCGCCGGACTGAGCGGGACGCGAACCCTGACCTATACCTTCAATGTTGCCGGATACAACAACTTAAATCTGGCGACAGATTGGGCGATGTCAGGTAGTGGAAGTACCCCCAATATTAAAATGGCGTATTCCTTCGACGGAGGTGCGGCCGTGACCAACCTGGCAGTGGGCTCATCAGGGGTGGACTGGATCCAGATCATGGATGATGGCCGCTCGGTAACCAATGCCAACAGCGGTACGATCACGGTGAATGGAGTCGGCGCAGGCACGCTTTCCGAGGTGTTCAAGACCTATACGCCCACCATCTCCGGCACAGGATCGGTGTTGACCGTAACCGTAAGCATGGCTTCGCAGGTTAATTTCCAGACTTATGGCCTGGATAACCTGAAGCTCTACGGCGATGTGGCTCCCAAGCCGGGCGACACCCTGGCCATCGGAAGAGATAACTTTGACGATGCGGGAATCTATGCCAGCCGTTCGATTGTCGCAGGAATAAACTCGGCTCCCGGAGTGACCTGGGCGATTGTCAGCCGTGATAATATCGAGTATCCGGGAATGATTGATACGTCCGTGGAAGCAGGCGGAGTCGTGGATACGAACGCAACCGATACGCTTGGGTTCCTTGGTACCAACAAGACGGACAATATTTTTGGGATGTATCGTGCCGGAACATCAGCAAGGTCGTTGACCTACACCTTCGATATCACGGATTATGAAGATCTCAACCTGCTGGTGGATTGGGCGACATCGGGCGCCTATAACGGCAGCAAAGATGTCTCCATGTCCTACTCCATCGATGGGG from Pontiella desulfatans includes these protein-coding regions:
- a CDS encoding sulfatase family protein, which translates into the protein MTFASKVALAGAALLLSSFAATAGQPNVVFVLCDDLGYGDVQCLNPERGKILTPGIDRFAAEGMVFTDAHSGSSVCSPTRYGLMTGRYSWRTHLQSGVVQGFDPCLIAEDRPTVASFLKAQGYHTAIVGKWHLDFLYTDAETGDEIKRAKKKSLAPVGSKIPDGPVSRGFDFYHGFHHAGDMKGVIENDTVIEHDDEINMLPRLERVAVAYLDERAKTKDQPFFLYVPFGSPHTPILPTAEWQGKSGINAYADFVMQTDAAFGSILDALERNGLSENTLVIFSSDNGCSKAANFNALEKAGHYASAHLRGSKADIWDGGHRVPFIVRWPGKVAPGSTSDQLICLTDFFATLGALTETPLPEGGAEDSVSFLPALSGKPVVSSRAGVIHHSISGHFAYRQGKWKLCLAKASGGWTAPNEKNAPADAPKMQLYDLEKDPGETTNLYASHPEVVERLLKQLEADVQQGRSTKGVPSKNDVETIKLWKTK
- a CDS encoding sulfatase-like hydrolase/transferase; amino-acid sequence: MIWRRNVTAHLKETVLAAGLLALVGSAFAERAKPNVIFIKTDDQRFDSLGMTGHPVTKTPHIDQLAKEGVFFENAFITSPICGPSRANFMTGQWERKNRLGFYYTSKNAMAYEVFDNSWLMRLKAAGYFTGYIGKNHVTVGENKEKNRYMMENIDFCYMRSGHLGFDLHSKKEFQNLKNSSQVEGLYEATEVFMRSGKGKDYFFENADASMKDFLHLRDPARPFCLSINFNLPHEASIGGMGKKETDPDMYRELYNEVRDQQPLPINYPNPVSLPKEVFRQDELMGYYQNLNEKNLVEKKTRMSRAVTAIDSFVGKLRADLEALGVADNTILVLASDHGLLLGEHGLGGKTFLYEESIRIPLVFYSPHFPGTLRGKTVSELVVGQDVPATILELCRLPVPDTYQGRSMVPLMAGQKTEWRKEVFCENLFTDQGYPRMEAVRGTEWKYIRYFSKENDRKQYLPDASINGEEPIHEELFNLKDDPHELRNLAANPEYANVLNAHRKRCQELVVELAQ
- a CDS encoding response regulator, with product MNRKIKIMLVEDNPEYRRVIEIALKRDDGLELVNQSGTAERALRSLQDMSTRNVPDLILLDLNLPGMSGLEALPHFAKAVPDSSIIVLTQSDNEADVLKAISLGAKGYLLKSATVQQIKDGIKTVVEGGSSLSPAVACFILNKLKTKLSQNQKGDLLSERELETLKLLGDGLQKKEIADQLGISTFTVATHIRHIYEKLEVPNAPAAVNRAHRLGLFPKDD
- a CDS encoding sensor histidine kinase, with protein sequence MCRIFTICIAALLAGILPGRATPLATRSLSQLEQRLVEIDAELGQLAHYSLRSGIGSIGFRSIPHETANQTEWIEIQLDQETPLDEIVLVPTIRRDTQEGFQADGFPDEFRILAGTADHLSGTVLGEYRSADGILPREAPLVIPAKGILASWIRIEATRLSQRAFDGKHVFQLSEVLLFSGGENMALRQPVKVSSNHPERADSAWNVRYLVDGHTPYLMDAAQGLQSVAYASPSGKQPVLALDLGESVPLSRIHLHALEQSDTVPQAFAGDLGIPKNLRIEGANQPDFSDAIPLLETRQESVNDTGPIMMWRIPETPCRHIRIFDATPNTLDPASNTSRIGFAEIELFSKGRNVALGKTVKNDLPPRGRALSALTDGRNFYGNILPVRDWLNELARRHALETERPLVVEQLNLRYARQKATLHRMSWLAALLVAAVAFTILIDRMLRLHQIARIRERFAADLHDELGANLHAIGLLGDLAKDAVHSPDELIETVDEIRALTERSGAAARHCADMQQADIFGKLPDDMRRTARRIMADVEYTISIEGEAMLEKLKPRTKADLFLFYKESLVNISRHSGATKVAIELNANREAIHLTITDNGLGLEGDIPSSLKRRARLLGGHVTTSTSESGGTCIALKLKPIKFRFRN